The segment GGCCAAGAGCATGCTCTATTGGCTTGGGCGGTCCGAAGAGGACGCTGGGGATGTGCCCGCGGCCCGTGAGACCTACGGCCGGCTCCTGCAGGTGGACTATAACTACAAGGACGTTCGCGAGAGACTGGACGCCCTGCCCGGCTCCTGATAGACTTCCTCGCTTCCTCCCGGGAGCGGAGTGTCCGTTTTCGGGCGGCACGCAAGGGTATCAAAGAAGGCGGAAAGCCGCGTTTTCATTGACGGAGATTAATGAGTGGCGAATCTTCCCTCAGCCAAGAAGCGAATCAAGCAGAACGAGCGGAACCGCGCCCGCAACCGCACCAGAAAGTCGGCGCTCAAGACGGACACCCGCAAGTACCTCGAGACCTTGAGCAGCGGCGACGTGGCCAACGCCAAGAAGCAACTCGTACAGGTCACGAAGCGGTTGGATCAGACCGCAGCCAAGGGAACGATCCATAAGAACACCGCGGCGCGGCGCAAGTCGCGGCTGGCTCGCCGGCTGAACGCCTTGGCCGCCGCCAAGCCCGTTTCCTAGGCCCGCGTGCCACGATTGAAATCCGCATCCCGGCCGTCGCACAACGCGGCGCCGGGATGTTCTTTTTCCACAGGGAGGGGTCGCGATGCATGACCCGGCGTCCTCTCGTTTTGTATCTCGTGGCGGAGACAAACTCGCCGCCGCATTGGACGCCTTTCAGGTCGACCCGTCCGGTCGCGTCTGCGCCGATCTCGGGAGCCACGTCGGCGGTTTCGTGGATTGTCTGCTCCAGCATGGAGCGCTTCGTGTTTATTCCGTGGACACCTCCTACGGCACACTGGCTTGGAAGCTCCGCAGGGATGCTCGGGTCGTCGTTCTCGAGCGCACCAACGCCATGCATGCAACGCTGCCGGAACCGGTGGGCCTGGTCACGATCGATGTCGGCTGGACGCGGCAGGAGCGCGTCCTGCCCAATGTCGCGCGCATGATCGAGCCTCGAGGGGTGGTCATCTCCCTGATCAAGCCGCACTACGAGGCGCCGCCGGAATGGCTGGCGCAGGGCCTGCTTCCTGAACATCGCGTGGAGGAGGTCGTAGCCGAAGTGGCGGAGAAGGCGCTCGCCATCGGATGGAAGCTCGTCGCAACGACACCGAGCCCGATTCGCGGTCACGGGGGCAATCTGGAGACTCTCGGGCGATTCGAGCGGGTTTGAAAGTCGGCACCTGGGGAAGACATGGCAAATCGAATGGGCCGTCGGCTCGGAGCGCGGCAGTTACTGTACAGCAAAGCGACTTCACCACGCCCTGGTTCTTCGCCCTGCCCTGTGAGTACTTGACGATGCTGCTATGATGCTCGACCCGCGATGGGCGAACGGCGCGGAAGTTGCTACGCGAAGTCTTGCCGCCGATCAGGCCCGTTCGCATCGCGGCAACACGAGTCTGACTACGTGAACGAATTTGCATCCTTTCGCCCGCTGATCTTCGAAGTGTCGTGGGAAGTCTGCTCGCAGACCGGCGGCATCTACACGGTGCTGCGCAGCAAGTGTGCCTCCGGCATCGAGCCCACCGACAGCTACTACGCCATCGGCCCCTACCACGAGCACGCCGCCCGGATCGAATTCGAGCCCGAACCGCACGAGGGGATCGTAGCCGAGGCCGTCGAGGAGCTTCGCCGGCGCGGGGTGGTCGTACATACCGGTCGCTGGCTGATCACCGAGCGCCCGCGCACGATCCTCATCGACATCAACTCCGTCCGTCGCAACCTCGGCGAGATGAAATACTTCCTCTGGAAGGACCTGGGCATCGGAACGCCCAACGACCCCGAAACCGACGACATTGTCCTGTTCGGCTACACCGTCGCGGATCTGCTTTCAGAAGTCCGCTCGCGGATGAACGGCCGAGCCATGCTTGCGCAATACCACGAATGGCAGGGCGGACTGGCGTTACCACTGTTGCAGCAGCGCCAATTGCAGATTCCCTCAGTCTTTACCACGCATGCCACGCTGGTCGGGCGAAGCCTCAGTGCCGCCAACCGCAATATCTACGGCGCCCTGCATGAAATCGACGGTGAGGGCGTCGCCCGCGAACACGGCATAGAACACCGCTTCCGCATTGAGCGGGCCGCGGCACAATCTGCCGACGTATTCACCACCGTCTCGGGGATCACCGCCGAGGAGGCCGAGCGATTCCTGGGCCGGCGACCGGAGTTCGTGCTGCCCAACGGACTGCACGTCCACCGCTTCACCGCTCCGCACGAATTTCAGAATCTCCACCAGCAGTGCAAGGAGCAGATTCACGAGTTTACCATCGGGCACTTCTTCCCGAGCTACACGTTCAACCTCGAACGGACGCTCTACGTTTTCACGGCCGGGCGCTACGAGTACCGCAACAAGGGCATCGACGTATTCATCGACTCGCTGGCGGAACTGAATCGCCGCCTCAAGGCCGAGTCATTGGGTGTCACTGTTGTGGCATTCATCGTCTCGCGGGCGGTCTGTCACGCGATGAACGTCGACACGCTCAACCGCCAGGCGATGTTCAACGAGATCAACGACGCCTGCCAGCAGATCGAGGAGGACATGGGCCGGCGTCTCTTCAAGACGGTTACTGCCGGGCGCATGCCCACGCTGGACGAACTGCTCGACGATTCCGCCCGCGTCCGACTTCAGCGCATGATCCACGCCTGGCGGCAGGATCGTCTCCCGACCATTGTTACACACGATCTCAAGGACGACGGCAGCGACCCCGTGCTCTGCCACCTTCGCTCCAAGGGGCTGATCAACGACCCGTCCGACCCGGTCAAGGTCGTTTTCCACGCCGATTTCCTCAGCCCGACGAGCCCATTGCTGGGCATGGAATACGACCAGTTCGTGCGCGGCTGCAACCTCGGCGTATTCCCATCCTATTACGAGCCATGGGGTTACACGCCGATGGAGTGCATCGTGCGGGGCATCCCGGCGGTGACCAGTGATCTCAGCGGTTTTGGCAACTACCTCATGGACCACTTCCCCGACCACGACACCAACGGCCTGTACGTCGCCCGTCGCAGGGGCGTCAGCCACGAGAATATTGTCTATCAAGTCGCCGGCTGGATGCACGCCCTTGCCCGATCCTCCCTGCGAGAACGCATCCAGCTTCGCAACCGCGTGGAGAATCACGCCGACTACTTCGACTGGAAGAACATGGCCCGCTATTACCGCGCCGCCCGCCGCATGGCCTTGAAGCGACACTTCCCCGACCACGACATTACCGATTAGGCAAGCGGCGAACTTGAAGCCTCCGCGGACGGCGGCGTCCGCGTCGAAAGCCGTCATCGGCGCGCCCTGTGAATTGCCGCTGTGGCGGACGGCCGGTATTATCGCCCGCTGGATTTCCGCCGGGGAATCTGGGGCGAGCCGGTCCGGCACCAGGAGGTCCCAAGGGGGACGCGCGGAGAACATTTGAATGGCTGAGGCAGACAACAACCATCCGACGATTCTGGGTAATGACGTTTTTTTCAAGGGGGAGCTGCGCGCTCAGAAAGGCGTTCGCCTGCTGGGCAAGTTCGAGGGCAACATCCAGAGCGAAAGCGACCTGGTAATCGCCGACGGGGCGAGCATGAACGGCAACATCAAGTCCGAGACGGTTCGCGTCGAGGGGCAGGTCAAGGGAAACCTCGAGGCAGTGCAGAAAGTCTCGCTGGCAGCCTCGGCCCGCGTCGAGGGCGATCTCCAGACCGCCCGGCTCGAAGTCGCGGAAGGCGCCATGCTCGTCGGGCAGTGCATGATTGGGGTAACGGACAAGAATCGCGGTGACGGCCGTGCGAGCGGTGCGGATCGCAGTCGCAATCAGCCGGCGGTTCCGCCACAACCGGCCGTGGCGGGAAAAAAGTAGCCTCCCACGTGCGCCAAGCCATTCCCACGAAGCGTGGACATGGCACCCGATTGGTCGTGGCGGGAAAGAAGTAGCCGCCTGCCGGTCAGGGGCATTCGGGCAATCTGACCGTACGGCGAGAAAAACGGCGGAGCCGTTGAATCGGGCCGACTATGGCCACGCTTCTGAGCCGACAACCGGCGCTGAGAACCGTGCACTGCACGCACTGCGACCGTCCCAGCGAGGTCGCGGTGCGGGCCATGTCCGTCTTCTGCCCCCATTGCCAGAAGCGGCTCATCCTTGAGGACTATACCATCAAGGGCTACTACGGCGTGCGCGAGTTCGCCACCTGCGGCGATATTGTCGTGGAGCGAAGCGGGCGGGTCTCCGCGAAGATCAAAACCGGCACGCTGGTGGTTCGCGGGCAGGTCCAAGGCGACGTCCGCGCCCGGCAAATGGTCCGCGTGGAGAAGAACGGCCAGCTTAAAGGCGAGATCCACGCCCCGGCCTTACACATCGAAAACGGGGGAAGCTTCAACGGATTCGTCCGGATCGGGGTGGAGTAGAGTGTGCCCTTGACGCACCGAGTCCCTGCGACGGGTATTCTGACGACGATCAAGCGGTTTTCTGGCGCCACAGAATCCATGCCGCAATAGCGCCCGCTGGGGAGATTCTCCCCTCCTCACGTGTCATTCCACCGGCGGCAACCCGACGTCGTTGCGCCATTCCACGAGGACTTCGCGCCAGCGTCGAGGGTTCGCGGGGATCTTCGTTTCCTCGTTCTCGAGCATGCCGGGATACTTCTCCTCGACCCAGCGTTCGAATTCGCAGCAGCGATCCGGCGGGCGACGGTTCGGCGGTGTGAGGCGCTGCACGAGGTAGCCCTCGATCTTGCCATCGTCATCCAGATAGTACGTCACACGGATCTTGGCGGGCTGACGATCGACCAGCCGGTAGTAATCATTGGTTTCCAGGAAGTCGTAGGAGACGGTATGGCCACGAACCTTCATTCCAATGCGCTCCGACTTGGCATTCATTTCCTTGTCCCATTCGGCATACGGTCCGCCTTCGGGGCGGAGCGGACTTCCTTCACCCTCCCTCTTTCCAAACCACACGCGAGGATTGTCCGCAAGGCAGGTTCGCGCAGTTTCGTAGTCGCCCTGCTTTTTTGCGGCGCGGTAGGCGTCAATGGTGCGCACGTAGGGATGGGTGCATCCGGCCGCCGACAGAAAGAGCAGAGTCAGAATCGGCAAGCAGAATGTTCTTACAGAGTTCATCATAGCGGATTCTCCAGGAGTGGTACCGCGCAGCATTCGAGCCCCGCCGGATCGAGTGATTTCAGAATATCTGAGCAGGATGTGCAATTGAATCGGCAGGCGGTAACCAGCCGGTAACGGAGCCTGGGTGAAGATCAGCTCTTGGCGGAAGGCGATGAGCGATCCGCTCCGGCCTTCTCCGCACCCGCCTGATAGTCGTAGTAGCTGCGGAGTTGCTCGCGGAAGTAACCGCCACGCGTGACTTGTGCCGCATTAAGCACGACGCCGAAAGGACGAGCGCCGACGCCGATGAGCAGGTTTGCCGCCCGTGCGGCCGCGCCGCGCGAGTTCGCCTTCGCCCGCACCACCAGAATCACGCCGTCCACCATCGTCCCCAACACCAACCCGTCGCTGGCCAGCAGCACCGGCGACGTGTCCAGAATCACCTGGTCGTATTGCTCCGCGGCGCGCGCGAGAAGCTGTCGGCAATCGGGACTGTCGAGCAGCTCGACGGGGTTCGGCGGAACGCGACCGGCGCCGAGTACGTCAAGATGTTGGAGCGATGTCGTGCGAACGCAGCTTTCGAGTGATGATTCGCCCACGAGGATGTTGCTCAACCCTGCTCCGGCGCACACGGGGAAAATGTCCTGGAGATGCGGGCGGCGAAGGTTGGCATCGATAAGCAGGACGCGACGTCCCCCTTGGGCGATGGCCGCGGCGAGGTTTGCGGCGACGGTCGTCTTGCCGTCCTCCGGTCGCGGACTGGTCACCAAGACGAGGCGCTGGCGCTCGGCGGGCGCGCTGAACTGCAAATTGGTGCGGACGCGGCGGAACGCCTCGGCCATCATCGAGCGAGGTGCGTCGAGCACGGCCGATTCCGCCCGCTGGATACGCACTTCTTCATCATCGATGTCAGGAACGACTCCAAGCAGCGCGGCGTTCAGATGGCGGGTGATGTCCTGCGGCGAACGCACGGACGTATCGAGCAACTCCCGCAGCAAGGCGATGCCCACCGACATGGCGAGGGCGAGCATGACCCCGGCCGGCAGCACCAGCAGCGACGGGCTGCTGCGCTCCAGGGGCACGATGGCCTCCTGCGCAACGGAAATCTGCACGGCGCGTTGCTGGCGGAGGACCCGGCGACGACTGCTGATGTAGTCCTGAAGGATCTGCTCACGCTCCTCGTCGCGCTTGATTTCATCGGCGACGGTCTGGTAGCGGAGCAACAGCGTATCCTGCTCCTCAAGCTGTGACTGCGCGATGGAAAGACTGTTCTGCGCCTGGAGCAGCGCATTCTGCGTGTTGGCGTAAGCCGTGCGGAAGGCCTCGAGCAGGTCCTGCTTGCGCTCCTGGAGCTTGCGGACGCGCATGGCCTCGAGGTCTTTGCGGGCGGCGTCCAACAGTGCCTCGGCTTGCTTGCGAACGCGATGCCCTGGACCGTACACCTGACGATCCTGCTCCATCTGCTGTTCGAGCAGAAAGACGGTTTGGGCGAGTT is part of the Phycisphaerae bacterium genome and harbors:
- a CDS encoding 30S ribosomal protein S20, which codes for MANLPSAKKRIKQNERNRARNRTRKSALKTDTRKYLETLSSGDVANAKKQLVQVTKRLDQTAAKGTIHKNTAARRKSRLARRLNALAAAKPVS
- a CDS encoding TlyA family rRNA (cytidine-2'-O)-methyltransferase, translated to MHDPASSRFVSRGGDKLAAALDAFQVDPSGRVCADLGSHVGGFVDCLLQHGALRVYSVDTSYGTLAWKLRRDARVVVLERTNAMHATLPEPVGLVTIDVGWTRQERVLPNVARMIEPRGVVISLIKPHYEAPPEWLAQGLLPEHRVEEVVAEVAEKALAIGWKLVATTPSPIRGHGGNLETLGRFERV
- a CDS encoding glycogen/starch synthase encodes the protein MNEFASFRPLIFEVSWEVCSQTGGIYTVLRSKCASGIEPTDSYYAIGPYHEHAARIEFEPEPHEGIVAEAVEELRRRGVVVHTGRWLITERPRTILIDINSVRRNLGEMKYFLWKDLGIGTPNDPETDDIVLFGYTVADLLSEVRSRMNGRAMLAQYHEWQGGLALPLLQQRQLQIPSVFTTHATLVGRSLSAANRNIYGALHEIDGEGVAREHGIEHRFRIERAAAQSADVFTTVSGITAEEAERFLGRRPEFVLPNGLHVHRFTAPHEFQNLHQQCKEQIHEFTIGHFFPSYTFNLERTLYVFTAGRYEYRNKGIDVFIDSLAELNRRLKAESLGVTVVAFIVSRAVCHAMNVDTLNRQAMFNEINDACQQIEEDMGRRLFKTVTAGRMPTLDELLDDSARVRLQRMIHAWRQDRLPTIVTHDLKDDGSDPVLCHLRSKGLINDPSDPVKVVFHADFLSPTSPLLGMEYDQFVRGCNLGVFPSYYEPWGYTPMECIVRGIPAVTSDLSGFGNYLMDHFPDHDTNGLYVARRRGVSHENIVYQVAGWMHALARSSLRERIQLRNRVENHADYFDWKNMARYYRAARRMALKRHFPDHDITD
- a CDS encoding polymer-forming cytoskeletal protein; its protein translation is MAEADNNHPTILGNDVFFKGELRAQKGVRLLGKFEGNIQSESDLVIADGASMNGNIKSETVRVEGQVKGNLEAVQKVSLAASARVEGDLQTARLEVAEGAMLVGQCMIGVTDKNRGDGRASGADRSRNQPAVPPQPAVAGKK
- a CDS encoding polymer-forming cytoskeletal protein, with product MATLLSRQPALRTVHCTHCDRPSEVAVRAMSVFCPHCQKRLILEDYTIKGYYGVREFATCGDIVVERSGRVSAKIKTGTLVVRGQVQGDVRARQMVRVEKNGQLKGEIHAPALHIENGGSFNGFVRIGVE
- a CDS encoding polysaccharide biosynthesis tyrosine autokinase — protein: MTTTPAATTQERFPLPPTGRVPGAEPGAAPSAGEVLAMLRRRIVMIIVLFFLFSAMAVGGFVAWWVYFPGYEAESLVECVTDIPETELTAERERLRQEEHERFVRTQAVLLMNPIILGEALKINAVRETQWYRSIPAGEQLLELEQQLQAAPVRSTNFLRVALETRQPEDGPVIVNAVVNQWLELVRRRTAQEFATEAIEDAGNELTDLQKRLAENRDQLRRLSQQLPPGAANDPAGSLVAQQVAQYSEQVANLELQLSQLEQYLQIYSDPAVPVTAEDRAIVEQDPQVAQLAQTVFLLEQQMEQDRQVYGPGHRVRKQAEALLDAARKDLEAMRVRKLQERKQDLLEAFRTAYANTQNALLQAQNSLSIAQSQLEEQDTLLLRYQTVADEIKRDEEREQILQDYISSRRRVLRQQRAVQISVAQEAIVPLERSSPSLLVLPAGVMLALAMSVGIALLRELLDTSVRSPQDITRHLNAALLGVVPDIDDEEVRIQRAESAVLDAPRSMMAEAFRRVRTNLQFSAPAERQRLVLVTSPRPEDGKTTVAANLAAAIAQGGRRVLLIDANLRRPHLQDIFPVCAGAGLSNILVGESSLESCVRTTSLQHLDVLGAGRVPPNPVELLDSPDCRQLLARAAEQYDQVILDTSPVLLASDGLVLGTMVDGVILVVRAKANSRGAAARAANLLIGVGARPFGVVLNAAQVTRGGYFREQLRSYYDYQAGAEKAGADRSSPSAKS